A window of Gorilla gorilla gorilla isolate KB3781 chromosome 5, NHGRI_mGorGor1-v2.1_pri, whole genome shotgun sequence genomic DNA:
TAATaagctgtttttcttctttgttctgcCCTATTGTCATATGCTTGAGCTTAATGAAGACCGTCCTCTGCAGCTGCTCCTGAAGGCAGAGACGCAAGCAATGGAGTAACAAAGGAAGCCTGAGGAGCCCCTGGCCCCCGAGGACCTTCTCTCTGGCCGTTCACAGCCACTTATGTTTCAATGCAGAAGATTTCAAGACTGGTTTGAGAAAAATAATCCTATTTTGGGGATTAGGTTCCCTGTCAAAGACCATCAGATGGACAGCTATTTATCAGGCAATTAGCCTAAGGCTCTTAggtaatgataaaaacaaaacaaaacaaaacagaaaacaaaacaaaaaaatcccttatattttcctattggaatcttttattctgttttattgaggCTTAAGCAAAACAGCTTTGCCCATAACTCACTGTGGCCTGGAGTTATGACACCAACTTGTATTTGGCCAACTAAGAAAGAGGCCAAACTGCATTCTTCTTAGAAGGTCTATTCAGTTGATAAATGGCACTAAACTGTTGGTTTTTTTCATATAACCTTTACTCATAAGTTGCATTGATTATGCTCTAAGAGATAAGGGACTGATGGTAATTCAAATGGGCACCTCTGAAAAGATTTGTCAGTTTTCTGTCCCGTTCCAGCCAGATTTTTTGGAAAACCTTGGGGAAAGACTGAAATTCCCCACCAATCTGAGACTGTATGCGAGTTTTTACATTAATTGGAAAAAAACAAGAATCCCAACATGGCACCCAGTGGACCTCCACAGATAAAATTATTGACCAAATGAGCACTGTGAGTTGTTTCTGTAGGCAGATGCTCCTTAATGGGACCTCAAAGGCCGCAAAACAAGACATTACCGAGTCCATTCTGGAAAAGAATGGGCACCAAGCCTCGATAATACTCTCCAATTCCATGACATTTCAGTGCCTTGAAGGCCTGATAAGTGTTGGTAAATCTGTCATGATGCTTGTGGTCTTGAATCAACGTCTGAACTATTTCCGGTGGAGTGAAAATTGCTTCTGTTGTCCCTGCAAGCACTGCCGCCATGCAACAGGTTGCAAACTCTGGAGCACTGACATGCTTGTGGAGAAGGCAGGATAAATCCTCATAGAGACCGAACATAAGTGCAAGTGTAGCTGTCTTCTGCAtcaatgggggaaggattccaGGGTACAAGTTTCGAAATCCATCCCTTCTCAACTAAAATATTGCATCCCGGGTTTTGATGCCATACAGCTGTTGTCGAAAGAGGATCGTCTGAATGGGACATGTGATTGCGATGTTGTTGAAGGCTGCACAGCAGCCACACAAGTAATGCTTCATTTCACCAACATTTGTAATACGAGGTGATATATCTTGTTCTGAAGATGTTAGTGTTGGTGGCCTCTTTTCATGAGCTTCTGAATCCATCGTGTTGCTTAAGGTCTTTCGTTTTCATGAAGGACtgacttttttttaacctgtaaGACAATCTGAGCCTGGCGTTTGGCAGGATGATAGCTTTTTGATAATGTTCTCAATTTCCTCCATTGTTATTGTTCTGTTAGTTTCTCTCTTCTGGAGTCAATTTTGATAACTGGATTTCCGTTCTCCAGGCGCCCATCTCCCCAACCTGTGAAAAGCGGGGAGGGGGTTGGACAAGATCACTAAGTCCTCCTCCGTCTCTGACACTCCACAGTCAGGGTTCCCGAGGTCAGGAGGCTGAAATCAGTCTCCCCGGAGGCAGGGCCCCTTGCGCAGTGCCAGCCCCGCTCTCTCCCGGGCGCAGGCAGAGCCCAGCTCCTCCCCGCCCCTGCGGTTTCTGCGCACCAGGGAGGAGCCTCCCCAGCCCGGGGCGTGACCAAATGATGGCACAGCCTCCTTCGCGGGAAAGGTCGACCAGCAGCCGGATAAACACCCGCGACAGGCGGGAGAGCCGAGGAGGCTCAGAACTGATTCTGCGCGCGCCGCCTGGGTGGGGTCCACAGCGACTGGGTCAGGGCAGCCGGCGCGCGCAGAGGACTGGGGTGGACCCCTAGAGCGGTCGGCTGCCCAGACCGGCCCTGTTGAGTTTTTTCTAAACCTCTTGTTGTGAACAAACAAGTTCGTTGTAGGGTGAGGTAAGGTAAATTGCTTTTGCCTTTCTCTCGTTGTGAAGTGGATCTCAAAATGCTGGTGTTTGGTTTTTACTTTGTGTTAAATGCTAGGAGAAACCTTAAACTTTGTTGGCTCGGTGCTTCATTTGCTGCCTAAATTAAACAGGATCTCATTAGGATGGAAAATGTGTGCCcctctcctcaaaaaaaaaaaaaaaaaaaaaaaggttttgaagCTCTAACTCCCAGCTTAAATATATTCGAAGATGGAGCCTCTAATTAAGTAATTATGGTGAAATGCGGTCATAATGGTCGGACTCTGTTTCGACAAgattagtgtctttataagaaaagaCACCAGAGAGGTCGCTCACTCTCTTAGTGCgctgaggaaaggccatgtgaggttACATAAAATGGAAGCCACTTACAAGTGAGGAGGCGAGGCCTTGCCAGAAATCGAATAAACAAGCACCTTGATcgtggacttctagcctctacaATTGTGAGAAAATTGATTTCTTGTTGTTTAGGCCatccaatctgtggtattttgttatgactgCCCAAGAAGACTAATAGGATCAGATGGGCTTAAAATACTAtcacaggatccttggggtgtcactGTGCCAGCCGGAAAGCTGTGTGGGCTGCAGCATCTCTGTGTGAGTATTGCTTGCGCCCCTGGGCTCCTTCTGCCCGGCCCACTAGGCCTAGCAGGCTGCGCTCCACTCTTGCTACCGGCCTGGATCCCACGCCTGCTAAGGGAGAGCCAGGCACAGAGCACCAGGGGAGGGGTGTGTGGGTGAGCAAGCACGGGGTCTGGTCACTGCGCACAGCCAGGCATATTTTAGGAAAATCATAAGTTAATTTTAGCCAAATATTATGCTCTTACCATGGAGTGACCATGGAAGCCAAGAATAATACTACTGATAAAAGCCTTGTGGATATCACAGTTAATTGGTATCAGTACACATTATAGAAACTTAATTtatcaaagagaaaataataatatatataagaaaataacaaataaaaaataaattaaagtgtAACAGATTATTAATCTCTGAAATACGGAGACAAAGAGGTTTTCTATGTTACTTCTATAGACAGATAATAAAAAGGATTTCCTCATGgaagttttctcttttgtgttcTAAATTGAAAAATCATCTTCAGATCAAAATATTCCTGAACTTGGTAATGCATTTCCAAATTGTTCTTGGTGAAATTGTGTCAGTTAGAGAGATGTATACATGAATTAAAACATGAAGAAAGCTCCGTTTGGCGGAGAGACTAATAAGACTTTAAGAGAACTGCAGTAGGTAAAAATGGTGTTTGTAAAATCAGGTGTCTCCAGAATCTGGTCAAAGACCAACCATCACCAACTGTAGTGCAGAGAAACCTCCAGCACTGAACAGAGCAACCAAGTAAATTCATAGCCATACACATAAAAGAAAGGTGTGACTTACAGGCCATAATTTGGCAATTCCTGATCTAGACaagtataaaacaaataaacaaatacaagaCATAGGAAACTCTTCATTAAGTTTGAAACATGAAGGAAGACAAAGTTTACCTGGTAAGGATTAACACATGATAAGACTTTTTTATCTTACGAGCACTGGGGCCATCTTAAGGGACAGACTTCTTGGATCTATGCCCACTCTACTCTataaactccgtcttaaaaagactcaaaacaaaaagtGACAAGGACAAACAGAGAGAAAAGTTAGAGTGTTGCTACTGACATGTTTTTACCAAAGATAATAGTTTTCAATTCATGAGAACATAAGCAAATGATTTATAGAGGAGTGATTCCTCCATTCTCAGGAGATAAACTCAGCCATCAGTTTGAAATAAGAGATCAGTAATATTGTTTCTAAAGgagtaaatagtaaatattttcagttgtGGGGATCATATTGTCTTTGTCCTATCTGACACTGCTGGTGTGGCAGCAAAGACATAGACATAAATGAACAATTATAGTCTGTAGGCTGTAACTGATCTAGACAATAGAAATCATAGCTCAGGCTAAATGTGGGGCATAATTTACTATTGTGGTCAGAGAGGTTCCCATATAGGATACTTATTAGATGACAGGATAATGCACTGTTTCTGAATTGAGGATCTTCAACCATGCCAAGAAGATCTGAAAAGGTTCTTGAAGTGATTTCCAGAATGGATGATTATAGTCTCTTCCACAAACCACCAAAACATCTGTTGGTTAAGCAAATCTTAGTTTATTAAATTTGTGCAGCAACAAAGAACACTACCTGGACACAGTCTCAATAGTGTCTCAAAGACAGGAAGTTAGCAAAGGGTATTTATGGGATTTTAAAGTATTAGCTCAAGTGGCTTACAGTGGGTCTTTAGAGATGGGGAATGTTTTGGAACTGAATAAAGTTTTTACACAGTAGGATTGCTAGACAAAGAAGGGTGAAGATTTTGAAGACTAGATGGAACTGTTGTAATAACTGAGCTGTTTCTTTAGGTGTGAAAAATATTGTCTGACAGTTGTTTGCTCAGATGTGAACAAATAGTTTTCTCAGATACTTCTGTTGCAATAATTTCTTTAAGCAAACAGTAAAGTTATTTATTAGTTCATAATCCTAACTTCTTGGGTGAGGATTTCTTGGAGTAAACATTAAATTTATATAGGCACAGGCGCTTTTATTTTTAAGGCAGACAGAGGCAGGGGCACTTTCCAGAAAAGTTCCAGCTTAGTAACAATATAAATGTTCACACTGCAGTATTTTTATTGCCTGCCTACTTCCACTTCTTGCCAACTAGTCAGTGGACTCTAGAAccagaatatgtattttaattcgTAGATCCTTAATAATGATAACTCTATTAATTTTAAGGATACTtttacttaaaaggaaaaaaaaagtaaatatgttgGAGGCTATAATATGCCACCCAGATCTCTTTTCTCGCGTGAAGGTATCATTGTAGCTACCTACTCAAATTTTGCCAATTAACAAGTCTTAGCTGTAAGCTCTCTTTAGCATTGTCTCAGCTGTAGAAAACTACTTTTCCCAATGTCATGACTCTTTCTGTGGGCAGACCCCTCCAATGACCTAACAACATAGGAGTATGGAAGTCCTCTTCTCAATTTAGGACAACTCTGAAGTGTATCCTAGTTTCAGAGATCCTTGTGGGGTCAGCTGAGCATTTGTTGCAACTGAATAGCACTCACATTTTCTATATTCGTAATCCTCAttccttttcctccatttcaAGAACACTGATTCCAGCAGCCCCTATACATTTcctgtgtgcatatgtatgtgtcaTATTCCATTTCCTTTGTAATTCAACTTGAATGTTGAAGTCAGAAATGATCAAACAAGcaaatttaaagttaaattttGGAGTTGAATCACTTGCTGCTTTGACAATGAGAAACTGACATTGCAGGTAGATGAAGTATAGACAGTTCCTGAAAAAAGATAGCTATGTAATTTATAAAAGTTACCGGTGGTAAGCTTTATGAACTAGTGGTATGGTTTATTTGTGGAGAAATATTTGCTCTGTTTAGATGAGAAGAATAGTAGAGTTGAAATAATGGCTATAAG
This region includes:
- the LOC115933154 gene encoding mitochondrial nicotinamide adenine dinucleotide transporter SLC25A51-like, translating into MQKTATLALMFGLYEDLSCLLHKHVSAPEFATCCMAAVLAGTTEAIFTPPEIVQTLIQDHKHHDRFTNTYQAFKALKCHGIGEYYRGLVPILFQNGLDILKTTAKDEFELKFSDGVGMEQNWLEDCGGNSNEKRMCSLDPW